The genomic window ACCAAAGAAATAGGGAGTCAGTGTGACCACAtagatttgttaaaaaaaaaaaaatcccacttatCTCCCCCTATAGTGAGACTTTAACGAAGGAAACCTCTAGCTCTAACCTACTGAATGACTGAACATTCTTTGACAGCCCGACTAACTGGACTTTGAGCCGATCTATACAGGGAATATCATGGTGGGATGTAATTCTGTTAAGACGGCTGTAGGTGAAggaggggcctcttgtggcgcagagtggtaaggcagccgtctgaaagctctgcccatgaggctgggagttcaatcccagcagccggctcaaggttgactcagccttccatccttccgaggtcggtaaaatgagtacccagcttgctggggggtaaacggtaatgactggggaaggcactggcaaaccaccccgtattgagtctgccatgaaaacgctggagggcgtcaccccaagggtcagacatgacccagtgcttgcacaggggatacctttacctttacctttaggtgaaGGAATTGAAAACAGCACCCTGTAACTTTCCCTTGCAGGTTATCAGCCTGGTGCGAGACAGCCCACCGCTGAACAAGCTGTCCTCGATCACCATCTTGCGGCCTCTCTTCTACCTTATCCAGCAACTGAACCACTGGATGTTCATGGGATATTCTCTGGTGCCATTCTGCCTTTTCACTTGGGAAAAGTGGATCAAGGTACCGAGCAACCCAAATCCCCTTTGGGGAAGGGAACCGTCTCTCGTCCCCCTTCCTTATTgagaaaggagcagggggagacaaGCAACCGTCTCGCACTGACTCCCCCCCAATGTTTTCCTTTGCAGGTGTACCAGTCTGTCTATTTCTTAGGCCACCTGTTGTTTTTCACACTACTATTTGTATTGCCTTTCGTCCGAAAAGCACTCGTGCCACGGAAAGAGAAGTTAAAGAAAACGGAGTAGCATCCAAAAggtgagagaaggggaggagtgccCACGGACAGACGTGCGCCtggagcaggggtcgtcaacctgtggtcctccagatgtccatggactgcaattcccatgagcccctgccagcgaatgctggcaggggctcatgggaattgtagtccatggacatctggaggaccacaggttgaatacccctggcctagaggacaCTGAGCTGACAAAGCAGGGTGGCGGTTTTCACTTCAGCActtgtttttctttcccctgtCGTTCCCTCTTTCAGATTGTACCGCGTGTGCATTTGTTGCGGGGAGTACAGAAGCATCAGCTGCCAAACTTGCGTCCAAGCCTCGTCTGAGtgacagagggaggaagagagcacAGGGGCTGCGACCCCcccggaaggaggaggagggggaggcaggctgcagatccctccccccgcccctcttACTAGTTGCCTTATCTCTTGACTTCTCCCTTGTGGACACTCCAGTTTCTGAGAAACGTCAGATGATTGTAAAGCACCCGACGCAGCCGCCATCTGGGAACGGAGCCACCGCCTGACTTTTTCTACCTTCCAGTTCTGCTACATAAAATTGGTCCCAGTTGGTTTTTCACATGTGCCTGGAAACTGCTTTCATCCCACCCGACTTGGGCTTTTCCCCCCTTAGCTAATGGAAGCAAGGACACTAGTGGGgcgggggcttgtgggaattgtagtccatggacacccccTGCACTGAACTATCGGCAAGGATCCTCTCTCCCGTGCTCCATGCGCCAGAACAGAGGGGCCCAGTGTGGTGCCCACAGAATAGTTTTAGAAAATGGACAGAGCAAAGTGACCCTCTtgcctagcaaggcttctgactgggcgtgtagttttttaaaaaatctcacttTTGTAGGAGCTACACAGCCACCAAGACCTTCTCTGGGTGTCCGAAGACAAGCGGGGACTGGCCCCTCCACACTGGGTCAGAATGCCAAAAGTGCCTGCAGGCCCCAAAAGCTGGCCTAAAATCTAGCTGGTGAAACTCATCCAGGAACAGCTttattgtgagtgtcctgcatagtgcaggggactgCAGCATTCTTGgcactatggcaggggtgggcaaactgtggctctccagatggccatggactacgaTGACCATAAGCCCCTACCGGGGCTTATGGTCAtcgtagtccatggccatctggagagccacagtttgcccacccctgccctaaggcaaaCTGGAAGCtcttgggtttgtgtgtgtggggtgggggggggggttagggtgtGTGTGGGGCATATGCACACTGACCAAGTTCAGAGCAGCCGTATCTTATCATTGAAACAGTCTTCCAGCAGCTCAAGCACTTGGATTTCTCCCAgtctttaaatgtttattttctgcaaaacacacacaaaaaaagatgtATCTGAACTCTCCCACAGGGAGGGGACGCAACAGGTACAACCCTGCAACACACTTTGAACTCCACAACCTGGAGCTAGCCACGGCACAAGAGCCAGGCGAGTGAAATTCACACCACTCCCCACATCTCCTCGAAAGCAGTGGTGACCTTGGCGCAAGTCAAGGCGGCAGAGAGCGGGTAGTTGCTGATTGAGATGGTCTTCTCCGTGTAGTCCACGCTAACCTGGGAAAAGAAGAGAGGCTGTCACCGGCCACCTGGGCATTCCAGGGAAAGCGGCTGGTTACAATGATGCTCAGTTCCCCACCATCTCATTCTAGAAGGCTAATCATCTCTATATCAGGCATgaccatactgtggctctccagatgtccaatactagtaggggctcatgggaattgcagtccatggacagctggagagccacagtttgaccatcccgaTCTTCATCATGAGTCGGGTGCCTTTGTTTTCTACATCCACCCTCCCGCCAGGGAAGGCTGACTGCTAGAAATGTCAGTTAAAAGATAATAAAATTAGAGCCAATCAGTTTGCCTAAATTCCCGAAATCCAGGCCAGGTGAGATGTTGTTAGGGGAAGTACCTTGGATGTAGCCCTCATGGTAATCTCAGCTACCTCCCAACAAACATTTGAAACAGACCCCAGTAGGGTTATACGTTCTCCTTACCGAGCCGTGGGCAAAAGCCCCCACAACTATGGCGATAGGGTCGGTGGCGGGGACCAAGTCGCGGACATCTGTCACGGCAGGGGCAGCAAAAGATGTGCCTATCTTCATGCAGCCCACGGGAAGGTGATCCGTCACTGGATTTTTAATCACCTATGGGCAACAGTCCAAGATTAGCTGGGAAGGGAAGTAGAATCCAACCCAATTGTTCTCCGGAGAGATGGTGGTGTTACCTTTAACAGCTTCTGGGGCCCATCAGCAGCTCGGACACTGAATTTATGCAGTAGTTGAACtaaggggagagagaggcagagagaagatACTTTAGACAAGGGTGCATTAAGGCTCTAGGGAGATCTTTACTCTGCCGCTTAGTCAATGAATACTTCCTTTAAAATAGGCCTACACTGGAGAATAATATGAAACTTACGAGGCAGGTCTGTGTGAACTGTTAAGGCAGACATTCTAATAGTGCCAGGCCTCCTTTAGGGAAATCTAACACAGACCAGTACCACGATGAGTAGGGATAGGGACAGGCATGAACTGCATTTGTGAACTAAACCAGTTCATGCTGGCTTGTGATCCTTCTCCCTGCTCCCCAATGCTTTTTGCAGGGAGAAGGTTTTAaaagctttctgctccccacactCCAGCTGTTGTGTGAGTGTGTAGAGCAGAACcaattaaacccctgctttctgctcttcccaAACAGCCATGAATGCTTTAAAATGCATGGTGGCTTTTCATTTCGCAAACAGAAACGAGCCaaaattcatgcccatccccttGTGACAACTGCTTAAAGTTTAATGGAAGGTGGTAATCAGGGAGAGCCAGCACCCTCTGGCCTCCACAGCAACTGACACACCCAACGGGGGGTTGTCACTGGAAGCTCCCTGTGACCAACCAACAGCTCCCCCAAAGTCCTCTCCTTTAGAAATGCCACTGAGTTACACATCTGGTTAACTTCATGGTCTCTAGCAGGCTTTCCCCTCTCAAGCTGATCTCAGCTGCCGATTTCTTAGCTCAGTGCCTATTCCCTCAACCAGTTTGTCTCTCCTCCCTGTTATGAATCGTAGCTTCCTCCACTGAAGTGTTACCACTTCTCAGTCGATGCCTTGCCTTTCCCTGGAGGGGAGGTGCCAGAGATTCACTATCCCTCTAAACAGGGTTGCCCTGTCATAGCCTGGAGGCCACGTTTGCCTCTTCCATCACTTGATGGCTCCGAGGTGCAATGCAGCTTCAGCCCCTCCCCATGTCGCTTAGCTGAGAAAATGACACGTGCCGGCTGGCCAGAGATAAGGGGAGAACTAAGTTTAAAAGAAGAGGTACCCTGGGGGAGAGAAAGCCGCTGCTTCAGTGTTATCATGTGGATGCAAATCTCTCTGAAaggagagacaaaaaaaacagctacAGCTAGAATGACCAAAAGATATATAGCTGTGAATATCAGTAAAAGAACCTGCCTTTTCAGACTGGGTTTATTAgcctagctcagcctttctcaaccttttaaactgtttttttactgtctcaacttttttaccattgagaaacccctgaaacattctttacgTTTCAAGAGAAGTAGCGCAAATGTGCagcatatggttgagaagcacagctgtgcacacacccacccagggctcctcccgtTCGCACTCCCTTCAGGCACATCATAGGCCATTCCAGGAGCGGGTGTCAACATTGCCATATATGGCCATactgcctgataaatgtttaacatttagaAAATCTATTGTATAATTAATTCCCATGCATTCAGGAAAtgcagggtcatcaagaaaccccaggggtttcacaaaaccctggttgagaataccTGGTCTAGACCAAtgctggccaaactgtgcctctccagctggactacaattgccatgagcccctgtcagcaaagtGCTCATGGTactcgtagtccatggacttctagagagccgcagtctggccactcctggccctccttttctctcccactcGTAACATTTTATTTGGTGAAAGGAAGGGAAGTTTGGGGTTTAGCCCTCTCACCCATAAGGCCACAGAAACGATCGAAGGTTCGAGGGATTCTTGTCTGGGGGTTGACCTCAATGAGGACATTCCTCTCTGTATGGATATAAACCTGGAGAAGGCCGGCTCGATTCAGAGGACTGTCCATGAGCATCAGGAGGCtctggagagaaggaagcaagcaagagtTGGCTGCTGAACATAACTTTATCATAacttatagcccgcccttccctgcaggctcaaggcaggtaacatcaaAATATAACAATACATTTAATACATTAACAATAACATCAAAAAAATGTAGATTAAGTTTTTAACATTACGTTAGGTTTAAAAGCCATTTCAGTTAAAagacctctggggggggggagtcgctgCTTGGCATTTCGGTAAGGAGGCCAGTGTTTTGTTGGTGTTAGTTTCCTGGCCTCAATCACAGGTAGCCTTGGAAGAATagatctgtcttgcaggccctctggaactgtctACAATGCCggagagccctgatctccccaggcagAGAAGGTCTTAATCCTGGCTGAAGTCttcttccttgaggccagggaccctgaCCAAATTTGGGTCATATGATCTTAGTGCTTTCTGGAGATATGCAAATTACACCATTCCGAAGATCTGAGCAGAGCGCAGAAGAGTGAAATGACAGGATCTGGGAGAAACTACAGAGCTAAGTGCCCAAAATAAAAATAGCAAAGGCCATACACATTTGTGACTGAAGACACAGCTAGAATTGCCAGTGTTATTTTTCTGTGACTAGGTTCCCCCGAAGTTCTTCAGCTACTTAGACACAAAGATGCTCCGAGGGCTAGACACGCAGTCTGCAGGCAAATCCACATACTTGGTGGGCGATGTCAGGCCGGACGGCTCCAGGGTCCCGCCCGTTCCGTAGCAGCAAAGATTTATGCTTGTCGCAGTTCAGCAGTTCGTAcgttttcccaacctggaattgtgATAAAAAGGGAGACCTCAACACAAACATTAGCCCTTGACTTCCAGCAGGGGCCAGGCATTTCAGAAGATCACGCCAGGAAACCAAAGCATTTCCCCTTTTGCTCTGCTCCACCTCAGCACCAGGAATCCAGGTGTTCATTGCCTCAGAGTACAACGAGTGTTTCACTATCAATGACTGGCCTCTCCTCTGACCCAAGAGACAACTATGCCGGGACCcaggaactgagaaacccaggttcaagccccccgtatgtcctctcagcctcacctacctcaccgtgTTCAATGGCCTGTGTGACTTGAAAGAAAGGTGGGCTAAAATACACTGCAGAGCTTTTGCACAGCTATCCCAACTAAGGGCTATCAGTAGACCTGACAGCCTTCTCCAGGAATCTATAGATAGAAGTGTTCCTTAGGCAGAGGGAAGAGTGCTAAGGATGCACTTTACCTGGACCTGTATGTACCTCTGCAAATGCTTCTTTACTCAAAAGGTTCCTTCCAAGATTACCAAGAAGGCTAGCACTTCCTGTCTGAGGCACAGGGGCTTTTCCTCCTTGTCTTATTTTATAaggacataaggagagccctATTGGATCAGACCACCTGTCAATCAGgtccagcatcatgtctcacacagtggctaaccagttcccctggaaggccaGTAGCAGGGCAGagggggccaaggccttcccctggtgttgcctcctgcacagggattcagaggtttagtgtctcTGTATGTTGAGTTTCCTCTCAGTCATCAGGGCTAGTCttcactgatagacttatcctccgtgaatctatcgaatccccttttaaagttgtctattcctgtagccatcactatctcctctggcaacaaattccgCCTTTTAATCATTCTCTCTATAAaggagtatttccttttgtttatctgttttatttattatttaatttctaaccTGCCATTCCCACAAGGCAGCTCATAGCAGGGAACAAAGCCCTCGCCCCCAACAAAACcatcttaaaaaaatacaattgcaATTTAAGACCAGCATATCCTGGTGGCGataacctcccccccacacacacacaaacacacactccacAATCAGCATCCTGCCTCGAGGTTTGAGTAACCTGATGTCTCAGTTTAATCTGGAGAGGGCCCAGGACCTTACCTGGCCTGGCCTgaatcaaagacctggcagaagagccaggTGAcatctccatcagggccctcagctctcccagctcATTCTGCTAGGTCAAGGCaatgactgaaaaggccctggaggccaggtgaacttgcccttggcccagggatctccaacagattagcacccgcTGTGCAGgtcctgtaaggtaaaggtatcccctgtgcaagcaccagatcatgtctgacccttggggtgatgccctctagtgttttcttggcagactcaatacggggtggtttgccagtgccttccccagtcattaccatttaccccccagcagcaagctgggtactcattttaccgacctcggaaggatggaaggctgagttaaccttgagccggctgctgggatggaactcccagcctcatgggcagagcttcagacagcatgtctgctgccttaccacaagaggcttgtgTGCAGGTCCTGTACCTACTGCCTATCAGCATCATCAGATGCCctgaagttctagtattttgggagaggtagAGGCAGTGTttttttgtcaactctctccatcccCTGAATAATTTCAATCATGTTTCTATCATATTTCTCCTTAGTCATCTCCTTTCTATGTTGAAAAAGTCCCAGGGactttagcctttcctcacaggaaagcTGCTCCAACCCTCAAATCATCTTGGCAGCCCTCCTCTGTACTCCTTCCAGCCTTGCTGTGTATGCAAAGATGTTTTCCTGCAAGGCTACAGATCCCACCCCCaagttgagaaacacctggagattttggtgctAGATCCTGGGGCGTgaaagacctgggggggggggaggtacaatgccacagagcccaccctgcaaagctgccactttctctccAAGGGGACGgagagggagatctccagcctgcaCCTGGAGGCTACAGCTGCTCAAAAATAGTACTGAGAGTACAAATTCATGCCTGGGAATCAGAGGTATGATACATTAGAAGCATGAACCGTAATCAGATTCAATTATCACTTAACTAAAAATAAAGTCCCATTAAAAGTGAAGAATAGTGGGCCATACAGAATAAAAATCCTCACTTAACAGCTGCCGATGGTCCCATATAAGGAATTAACGAGGTTTGGAGACAAGCAGCTGTCTGAAGTACACAAATGCACTTCGAAAATATAATGCTGTTTAAATATAACGCCGTGTTTGGCTCGGAGTTTAGAGTGTAGCACTAAAGCGCTGCAAACCCACCTTCGGCTCTGTGGCTTGACATtcgccagagagagagagacctcgtGCTGCTTCTGTGGGGCTCCGGCCTTGCCCAAGAGCGGGACCACAGTCAGCACCCATGCCTCCGTGCATTCGAGCACTCCAGCCCCCGCTTCTCTCGGGACTCCGTTTTTGTATAATTGATTACGGCGGAGTGCCCGTTTCTGGTGTTCTCCTGCGCCTCGGATCACGACGCCTGGATTTGTACTCTCTGCGCTTCTGCTCTGCGCTGGGcgccaccgggaggttggcaacccgtcCCCCCTTCCGAGCGCAGCCCGCACCGCAGCCGCGTGGCCGGAGAGGGACCCCCGGCCTCCCCCCGCTTCCCCCTCCAGGCACCTTCACCGTCTCCAGCGACGCCCCCTCCAGGATCACCACCAGCCGCCGCTTCCCCGCGCGACGAGGCTCCCGGCCGCCTTCGGCTGTTCCGGCTGCTTCTTCGACCGCCCTCGGTCGCTTCCTCGCGGGGGCCGCCATCTTGACAAGGGGCAACCCTCACGCTTTCCCGGCGGGCAAGCTACATCTACTTCCGGCCCCATAATCCTTCCCCGCCCTCAGCGTCCCGGAATGTCGATTTCAGAGGGGAACCATAGAAATAAGATGACTAGCGCGTCCCACAATACACGCAGAATTATAATAAATCCGCGACCGGGGTTTGTTTTTTGGTGCCGCTCTAGGCTTTGGCACCTCTATGGTAAGCGCTCCGCGCATGCTCCGCTGATGTCCTTTCTAAGCACTCCGTGGAAAAAGCCCTGCGACCTGATTTGCCAGTGGCTTCTAACCAGATCTCATCTGAGACTTGTCCTTCCGTAGCCGTTAAGAATGACCGCCGAAGGGCTGCGAAAAGCGCGGGCCCCGCCCTTGGCGTGCTTCAGAAGGAATGACTGTCCCAGGGCTCCGAGCGCCATCTTTCAAGCGGGCATACCTACATCCGGCGCGACCCCCGGTTGGGGCGCTTAGGTAGCGTCATTTCCGGTGTCCTTCTCTCGTTGGAGGAGCGGCGTGGTGGGGAGGTGAGGAGCCCGCGGTGCTTGTGGGGCGGGGGTcgtgtgtggaggggggtgggtccAGGCCTCAGGCTGGCCCTACGGGTGGAAGCCTGGCTCTGGAGTAAATGCGCGTCTCTTGAACCTCGCGTGGCCAAGGAGCAATTGTAGGCAGGCGCGGCTCTTTCCCGCCCTGGTCGGAGCTCctttcgggggggaggggggagagagagagacaggggcGGAGTGCCTGGCGAGTGTCCAAGGGTGACTCGACTCCCGGGAAGAAGGAGACCTAAACCCCTTCCGCCCCCTGCCTTATATGACTTCTCAGGGACGGGGATGCCGAGTAGGCTGCGTGAATCCAAAATAAAACCTCAAAGTAAAAAATCATGTCCTATCTGCCGTTCGTTTGGAGGtgtttctgagcatgtgcaaaacgCCTTTGCTTGTAGAGACTTGATCTAGACGTTGCTTTAAAACGTAACGTGGCTTTTCACATGCTTATAAGTGAAAACGCATAGTAGTCAACTCGCTGTTCCTATCCTTGTAATTCTGAAAATGCAGAGAAATTACACTGAAGGAATATTACATGCATTGTTAGTTTGATGGCAACATTCTACTCCCactgcacacacacccctcccaaggCCTTTATTTTCGTCATCTTCTGCAACAGAAAGAAAGCTTGTCAGCCATTACAGTTGCACATTTATGAGCTCAAGTATGGGAATGAGCAGGACCATATGGGGTGGCAGGGCTTTGGGTGCTCATTCTGTGCCCCTTTCTCCACATCAAGGTAGCCATGGCTCAGAGCTTGAAGGACTTTGCTGGGCGGCTGCCTGCTGGCCCTCGTGGGATGGGCACAGCCTTGAAGCTGCTGCTAGGCGCCGGAGTGGCAGCTTATGGTGTCCGGGAATCTGTCTTCACCGGTGAGTCTCAATTCTCGACGGTTTTTTCCGCCTCTCCTTCTCCTGGACCTTTCTAAGCGATGATCCTAACTATGTTCTGTCTGTCCTTCCCATAGTGGACGGTGGCCAAAGGGCAATATTCTTCAATCGCATTGGAGGAGTACAGCAGGACACCGTTCTTGCCGAGGGATTGCATTTCAGGTGCATTGAAAGGAGCTCCTTCTCATGAAAAAATGTTTAGAATCCCTCTAGGATAAAAAAAGAATTCCGATCCCCacactttttaaagaaagaatcaATCtggattttttcttttaatttggaAGTTACtgcaaagttttttttcctgttcatttCCTATTCATTCTTTGTCACGTTTCACTCTGTTGAAAGCTGTGTTCTGAAAATTCTAGAGTATTGCTTTGTGGAGAGGGAACCCTGAAACACCAGAATACATTTATTATTGCTTGGCTCTAAAACTGTGCACAGCAGTAAAAGGCTGTAACTAAAGTTTGCAACAAAAATGCAATGTCTGATCAGGCAGGACAGTATTTTTTTCAGCCATGCCAAGTAAGAAAAGTCAGTACTTGTGTTTCCTCAGTCCTAAAATGTTCCTTTTCTGCAGCTTTGTGATGGGGGTGAGTGATTCTCATAGTCAACATAAATTGTTATATTTTCTGCCTTAGAATTCCATGGTTTCAGTACCCAGTAATCTACGATATTCGTGCTCGGCCCCGCAAAATCTCCTCACCAACAGGTTCCAAAGGTAAGAACACAATAGCAAGCCTGCTTATTTCTGTCCTTCCCTTCCAGAATGCTTACACGGTTCTGAGGCAGGAAAGATGCCTGTGACGTATGGGGAAGGGGCCGCCACAGGGGAGTGGGGAGCGGGTTCACTTCTAGGGCTGCGGCTGATGGATTTCTGACTCTAGATCTGCAGATGGTGAACATCTCCTTGCGGGTTCTGTCCCGTCCCAATGCTGTGGAGCTGCCCAGCTTGTACCAGCGCCTTGGCCTTGACTATGAAGAAAGAGTCCTGCCTTCCATCGTCAACGAAGTGCTCAAAAGCGTGGTGGCAAAGTTCAATGCCTCGCAGCTCATCACCCAGCGAGCTCAGGTGCGTTTCCTTCTTCCCCCAAGTGGGAGGAATGGATTCCTCGGGAAGGCTGGACAACATCAGGTGGTGACGGTCGCAacgtctgcagcagtagaaaaaagcaatCGGTCCGCTAGCACTTTAAAACCTGACAAAATTTGGGGccagggaggagcttttgtgagtcacagcccACCTCTTCAGATCAATCAAGATGAGTAGccgtgaagaagagctggttcttatataccacttttctctacccgaaggaggctcaaagcagcttacagtcccccttccctttcctctccccacaacagacaccctgtgagggaggtgaggctgagagagccctgatattactgaagaagaagagttggttcttatatgccgcttttctctagccgaaggagtctcaaagggtcttacaatcgccttcccattcctctccccacaacagacaccctgtgaggtgggtgaggctgagagccctgatatcactgctcggtcagaacagttttatcagtgccgtggcaagcccaaggtcacccagctggctgcatgtgggggagtgcagaatcgaacccggcatgccagattagaagtccaaactcctaaccactacaccaaactggctctctgtgttaCTCTGTCCACTGCAGTAGAAATGaaccagtagcaccttaatgcctgacagaatttgtggcagaggaggTGCTTTCCTGAGTTAgtagctcacttcttcagatacagctagaatgtgagtccctCTGTCCTTCTATTTTGGAGAgcagagtgatttcagatgccaaaggtCTGCGGGTGACTGTACGTGGATGGTTACATTCATCATGTGTTGAGTGTGCTTTCTGAGCTTCTTGCAGGGGGGGGGTCATGATTTTGTTCCGGGCTGTGAACTGGACAAGCATTACTCACCTGACAGGTCCGACGGCCTTATCATTCCAGGTGTCTCTGCTTATCCGGCGGGAGCTGACAGAACGGGCCAAGGACTTCAGCCTGATTCTTGACGACGTGGCCATCACAGAGCTGAGTTTCAGCCGGGAGTACACTGCAGCTGTGGAGGCCAAGCAAGTGGGTGAGTCGATGCTAAATTTCCCAGGGAAGGGGAAACAGGACAGCCCTTTTCTGGCTGTCTTTTTGCAGCCATGAGAATGATGAACTTGCTCCCAGGTAATGATGTGGCATCAAAGATAGGTCCAAGCTAGTGCAAATTCACAACTTGGTCGCCTGTGCTGTAAAATGTGGGGGTTGTTTGAGTAGGGTTTGGTCCTCAAATGAGCAAGGCCTGTTTTATAATGGCTTGGCCAGCAGACATCACAGATCCCTAGATCAGGGATAAccagccagggttctggggaTCCCTGGAGTTATTTGAGAGTTCCCCAAGGGTCCTGTGGCCAGGACGGGAAAGCCGTGGACTCCCAGGGGTCCGTGAATCActagctgggaatccctggagtaTACAAGACTGACCATGATAGGCCAAGAAGTATACTAATCTCCAggtgattcaggtgggcagccgtgttggtctgaagcaacaacaaattttgagtccaggggcttcttaaagacccacaaagttttattcaagttgtgagcttttatgtgcatgcacagtccCTCAGACACTGAAATAGGAATCATTAGAGGACAGATATAAGGAAAGAGTCATTTGGCAGTTAATTCGGAAGCAGCAGCATGAAAacatccaacaaatatgcagcagaaTGAAGACGTTTAGCAGATTCAGGATCCTTGCTAGAATAGCCAGCTGGCCTCGTCAGATGAGTAACTTTTCCTGTAGCCTTTCGAACTTTCGCCTATTACCTGGGTGGGAACTGGGCCGCTCTTCTGATCCCATCCCCAACAGGGGtggcatttttggccctggcagTACAATCCTGAAGAGAATCACACCCTTGGCCGTCCTTTGAAATCAGCAGGCTTAGAAGGTGCAGCTATTTTTGAGGAGTGCTCTATAAGGTTGCCCTTCCAGCTGAGACAAGCAGCAGCAAGGCCTGCCAAGTATAGTGGATTTCATTCCTAGAGAGTACACCAGGGGTTGGTCTGTGTGCTGGTAGAGAGTTGAGGCTCCTGAGGCCGCGTGGGGTTCCTAAGTTCACTGATGGTtctctctgcttggctcctctagCCCAGCAGGAAGCGCAGCGGGCCCAGTTCCTGGTGGAGAAGGCCAAGCAAGAGCAGAAACAGAAGATTGTCCAGGCTGAGGGAGAAGCCACAGCCGCCAAGATGATATCCTTGCTGTGCTGTGCGGGTCCAGGCCGGTAAAGCGGGTGGAGAACGGGAGAAAGAGT from Paroedura picta isolate Pp20150507F chromosome 7, Ppicta_v3.0, whole genome shotgun sequence includes these protein-coding regions:
- the EMG1 gene encoding ribosomal RNA small subunit methyltransferase NEP1 isoform X2, whose amino-acid sequence is MHGGMGADCGPALGQGRSPTEAARGLSLSGECQATEPKVGKTYELLNCDKHKSLLLRNGRDPGAVRPDIAHQSLLMLMDSPLNRAGLLQVYIHTERNVLIEVNPQTRIPRTFDRFCGLMVQLLHKFSVRAADGPQKLLKVIKNPVTDHLPVGCMKIGTSFAAPAVTDVRDLVPATDPIAIVVGAFAHGSVSVDYTEKTISISNYPLSAALTCAKVTTAFEEMWGVV
- the EMG1 gene encoding ribosomal RNA small subunit methyltransferase NEP1 isoform X1; amino-acid sequence: MAAPARKRPRAVEEAAGTAEGGREPRRAGKRRLVVILEGASLETVKVGKTYELLNCDKHKSLLLRNGRDPGAVRPDIAHQSLLMLMDSPLNRAGLLQVYIHTERNVLIEVNPQTRIPRTFDRFCGLMVQLLHKFSVRAADGPQKLLKVIKNPVTDHLPVGCMKIGTSFAAPAVTDVRDLVPATDPIAIVVGAFAHGSVSVDYTEKTISISNYPLSAALTCAKVTTAFEEMWGVV
- the PHB2 gene encoding prohibitin-2, yielding MAQSLKDFAGRLPAGPRGMGTALKLLLGAGVAAYGVRESVFTVDGGQRAIFFNRIGGVQQDTVLAEGLHFRIPWFQYPVIYDIRARPRKISSPTGSKDLQMVNISLRVLSRPNAVELPSLYQRLGLDYEERVLPSIVNEVLKSVVAKFNASQLITQRAQVSLLIRRELTERAKDFSLILDDVAITELSFSREYTAAVEAKQVAQQEAQRAQFLVEKAKQEQKQKIVQAEGEATAAKMIGEALGKNPGYIKLRKIRAAQNISKTLAASQNRVYLTADNLVLNLQEEGFTR